The following proteins are co-located in the Lagenorhynchus albirostris chromosome 2, mLagAlb1.1, whole genome shotgun sequence genome:
- the UBAP2L gene encoding ubiquitin-associated protein 2-like isoform X9: protein MMTSVGTNRARGNWEPPQNQNQTQHKQRPQATAEQIRLAQMISDHNDADFEEKVKQLIDITGKNQDECVIALHDCNGDVNRAINVLLEGNPDTHSWEMVGKKKGVSGQKDGGQTESNEEGKENRDRDRDYSRRRGGPPRRGRGASRGREFRGQENGLDGTKSGGPSGRGTERGRRGRGRGRGGSGRRGGRFSAQGMGTFNPADYAEPANTDDNYGNNSGNTWNNTGHFEPDDGTSAWRTATEEWGTEDWNEDLSETKIFTASNVSSVPLPAENVTITAGQRIDLAVLLGKTPSSMENDSSNLDPSQAPSLAQPLVFSNSKQSAISQPASGNTFSHHSMVSMLGKGFGDVGEAKGSSTTGSQFLEQFKTAQALAQLAAQHSQSGTTTTSSWDMGSTTQSPSLVQYDLKNPNDSTVHSPFTKRQAFTPSSTMMEVFLQEKPPAVATSTAAPPPPSSPLPSKSTSAPQMSPGSSDNQSSSPQPAQQKLKQQKKKASLTSKIPALAVEMPGSADISGLNLQFGALQFGSEPVLSDYESTPTTSASSSQAPSSLYTSTASESSSTISSNQSQESGYQSGPIQSTTYTSQNNAQGPLYEQRSTQTRRYPSSISSSPQKDLTQAKNGFSSVQATQLQTTQSVEGATGSAVKSDSPSTSSIPPLSETVSAASLLTTTNQHSSSLGGLSHNEEIPNSTTTQHSSTLSTQQNTLSSSTSSGRTSTSTLLHTSVESEANLHSSSSTFSTTSSTVSAPPPVVSVSSSLNSGSSLGLSLGSNSTVTASTRSSVATTSGKAPPNLPPGVPPLLPNPYIMAPGLLHAYPPQVYGYDDLQMLQTRFPLDYYSIPFPTPTTPLTGRDGSLASNPYSGDLTKFGRGDASSPAPATTLAQPQQNQTQTHHTTQQTFLNPALPPGYSYTSLPYYTGVPGLPSTFQYGPAVFPVAPTSSKQHGVNVSVNASATPFQQPSGYGSHGYNTGVSVTSSNTGVPDISGSVYSKTQQSFEKQGFHSGTPAASFNLPSALGSGGPINPATAAAYPPAPFMHILTPHQQPHSQILHHHLQQDGQLPYLQMILCCQRQQEEQTGSGQRSQTSSIPQKPQTNKSAYNSYSWGAN, encoded by the exons ATGATGACGTCGGTGGGCACTAACCGAGCCCGGGGAAACTGGGAACCACCTCAAAACCAAAATCAGACACAGCACAAGCAGCGGCCCCAG GCCACTGCGGAACAAATTCGACTTGCACAGATGATTTCGGACCATAATGATGCTGACTTTGAGGAAAAGGTGAAACAA TTGATTGATATCACAGGCAAGAACCAGGATGAATGTGTCATTGCTTTGCATGACTGCAACGGAGATGTCAACAGAGCCATCAATGTACTGCTGGAAGGAAACCCAGATACG CATTCCTGGGAGATGgttgggaagaagaaaggagtcTCAGGACAGAAGGACGGCGGCCAAACGGAATCCAACGAGGAAGGCAAAGAAAATCGAGACCGGGACAGAGACTATAGTCGGCGACGTGGTGGGCCACCAAGACGGGGGAGAGGTGCCAGCCGCGGACGAGAGT ttcgAGGTCAGGAAAATGGATTAGATGGCACCAAGAGTGGAGGGCCTTCTGGAAGAGGCacagaaagaggcagaagaggtCGTGGCCGAGGCAGAG gTGGCTCTGGTAGGCGGGGAGGAAGGTTTTCTGCTCAAGGAATGGG aaccTTTAACCCAGCTGATTATGCAGAGCCGGCCAATACTGATGATAACTATGGCAATAATAGCGGCAATACATGGAACAACACTGGCCACTTTGAACCAGATGATGGGACGA GTGCATGGAGGACTGCAACAGAGGAGTGGGGAACTGAAGATTGGAATGAAGAT CTTTCTGAGACCAAGATCTTCACTGCCTCTAATGTGTCATCAGTGCCTCTGCCTGCGGAGAATGTGACAATCACTGCTGGTCAGAG AATTGACCTTGCTGTTCTGTTGGGGAAGACACCATCTTCAATGGAGAATGATTCATCTAATCTGGATCCATCTCAGGCTCCTTCTCTTGCCCAGCCTCTGGTGTTCAGTAACTCGAAGCAGAGTGCCATATCACAGCCTGCTTCAGGGAACACGTTTTCTCATCACAGTATG GTGAGCATGTTAGGGAAAGGATTTGGTGATGTCGGTGAAGCTAAAGGCAGCAGCAccacaggctcccagttcttggAGCAATTCAAGACTGCTCAGGCCCTGGCTCAGTTGGCAGCTCAGCATTCTCAATCTGgaaccaccaccacctcctcttgGGACATGGGCTCCACCACACAATCCCCATCGCTGGTGCAGTATG ATTTGAAGAACCCAAATGATTCAACAGTGCACAGCCCCTTTACAAAGCGCCAGGCTTTCACCCCATCTTCAACCATGATGGAGGTGTTCCTTCAGGAGAAGCCACCTGCAGTGGCTACCTCCACTGCTGCACCTCCACCCCCGTCTTCTCCTCTGCCAAGCAAATCCACCTCGGCTCCACAAATGTCTCCTGGGTCTTCAGACAACCAATCGTCCAGCCCTCAGCCGGCTCAGCAAAAACTgaaacagcagaagaaaaaagcCTCCTTGACTTCTAAG ATTCCTGCTCTGGCTGTGGAGATGCCTGGCTCGGCAGATATCTCAGGGCTAAATCTGCAGTTTGGGGCGTTGCAGTTTGGGTCAGAGCCTGTCCTTTCTGATTATGAGTCCACCCCCACCACGAGCGCCTCTTCAAGCCAGGCTCCAAGTAGCCTCTATACCAGCACGGCCAG TGAATCTTCATCCACAATTTCATCTAACCAGAGTCAGGAGTCCGGTTATCAGAGTGGCCCAATTCAGTCGACAACCTATACCTCCCAAAATAATGCTCAGGGCCCTCTATATGAACAGAGATCCACACAGACTCGGCGGTACCCCAGCTCCATctcttcatcaccccaaaaggactTGACTCAGGCAAAG aatgGCTTCAGTTCTGTGCAGGCCACGCAGTTACAGACCACGCAATCTGTTGAAG GTGCTACAGGCTCTGCAGTGAAATCTGACTCACCTTCCACTTCTAGCATCCCCCCTCTCAGTGAAACGGTATCTGCAGCTTCCTTACTGACGACAACCAATCAGCACTCATCTTCCTTGGGTGGCTTGAGCCACAATGAGGAGATTCCAAATAGTACCACCACACAACACAGCAG CACGTTATCTACTCAGCAGAATACCCTTTCGTCATCAACATCTTCTGGGCGCACTTCGACATCCACTCTTTTG CACACAAGCGTGGAGAGTGAGGCGAATCTTCATTCTTCCTCCAGCACTTTCTCCACCACATCCAGCACAGTCTCTGCACCTCCCCCAGTGGTCAGTGTCTCTTCCAGTCTCAATAGTGGCAGTAGCTTGGGCCTCAGCCTAGGCAGCAACTCTACCGTCACAGCCTCCACTCGAAGCTCAGTTGCTACAACTTCAG gaaaagctcctcccaacctccctcctGGGGTCCCGCCGTTGTTGCCTAATCCATATATTATGGCTCCAGGGCTGTTACATGCCTACCCG CCACAAGTATATGGTTATGATGACTTGCAGATGCTTCAGACAAGATTTCCATTG gaTTACTACAGCATCCCATTTCCCACACCCACCACTCCGCTGACTGGGAGGGATGGTAGCCTGGCCAGCAACCCTTATTCTG GTGACCTCACAAAGTTCGGCCGTGGGGATGCCTCCTCCCCGGCCCCGGCCACAACCTTGGCCCAGCCCCAGCAGAACCAGACACAGACTCACCATACCACGCAGCAGACATTCCTGAACCCGGCGCTGCCTCCTGGCTACAGTTACACCAGCCTGCCATACTACACAGGGGTTCCGGGCCTCCCCAGCACCTTCCAGTATGGGCCTGCTGTGTTCCCT GTGGCTCCTACCTCTTCCAAGCAGCATGGTGTGAATGTCAGTGTGAATGCATCAGCCACCCCTTTCCAACAGCCAAGTGGATATGGGTCTCATGGATACAACACTG gtgTATCAGTCACCTCCAGTAACACAGGCGTGCCAGATATCTCGGGTTCTGTGTACTCCAAAACCCAG CAGTCCTTTGAGAAACAAGGTTTTCATTCCGGTACTCCTGCTGCCTCCTTCAACTTGCCTTCAGCCCTAGGAAGTGGGGGGCCCATCAATCCGGCCACAGCTGCTGCCTACCCACCTGCCCCCTTTATGCACATTCTGACCCCCCATCAGCAACCGCACTCCCAGATCCTTCACCATCACCTGCAGCAGGATGGCCAG cTACCATATTTGCAGATGATTCTCTGTTGCCAGCGCCAGCAGGAGGAGCAG ACGGGCAGCGGGCAACGTAGCCAGACCAGCTCCATCCCGCAGAAGCCCCAGACCAACAAGTCTGCCTACAACAGCTACAGCTGGGGGGCCAACTGA
- the UBAP2L gene encoding ubiquitin-associated protein 2-like isoform X21, producing the protein MMTSVGTNRARGNWEPPQNQNQTQHKQRPQATAEQIRLAQMISDHNDADFEEKVKQLIDITGKNQDECVIALHDCNGDVNRAINVLLEGNPDTHSWEMVGKKKGVSGQKDGGQTESNEEGKENRDRDRDYSRRRGGPPRRGRGASRGRECMHGALTKPVVVRGQENGLDGTKSGGPSGRGTERGRRGRGRGRGGSGRRGGRFSAQGMGTFNPADYAEPANTDDNYGNNSGNTWNNTGHFEPDDGTRLDFIGVEGSNYPRKFETAPGAWRTATEEWGTEDWNEDLSETKIFTASNVSSVPLPAENVTITAGQRIDLAVLLGKTPSSMENDSSNLDPSQAPSLAQPLVFSNSKQSAISQPASGNTFSHHSMVSMLGKGFGDVGEAKGSSTTGSQFLEQFKTAQALAQLAAQHSQSGTTTTSSWDMGSTTQSPSLVQYDLKNPNDSTVHSPFTKRQAFTPSSTMMEVFLQEKPPAVATSTAAPPPPSSPLPSKSTSAPQMSPGSSDNQSSSPQPAQQKLKQQKKKASLTSKIPALAVEMPGSADISGLNLQFGALQFGSEPVLSDYESTPTTSASSSQAPSSLYTSTASESSSTISSNQSQESGYQSGPIQSTTYTSQNNAQGPLYEQRSTQTRRYPSSISSSPQKDLTQAKNGFSSVQATQLQTTQSVEGATGSAVKSDSPSTSSIPPLSETVSAASLLTTTNQHSSSLGGLSHNEEIPNSTTTQHSSTLSTQQNTLSSSTSSGRTSTSTLLHTSVESEANLHSSSSTFSTTSSTVSAPPPVVSVSSSLNSGSSLGLSLGSNSTVTASTRSSVATTSGKAPPNLPPGVPPLLPNPYIMAPGLLHAYPPQVYGYDDLQMLQTRFPLDYYSIPFPTPTTPLTGRDGSLASNPYSGDLTKFGRGDASSPAPATTLAQPQQNQTQTHHTTQQTFLNPALPPGYSYTSLPYYTGVPGLPSTFQYGPAVFPEENIHPLTSISGRQRANLAQGWGLCFVCVCKFALKSCFRNQTTEESLLSCGHGLRGLGK; encoded by the exons ATGATGACGTCGGTGGGCACTAACCGAGCCCGGGGAAACTGGGAACCACCTCAAAACCAAAATCAGACACAGCACAAGCAGCGGCCCCAG GCCACTGCGGAACAAATTCGACTTGCACAGATGATTTCGGACCATAATGATGCTGACTTTGAGGAAAAGGTGAAACAA TTGATTGATATCACAGGCAAGAACCAGGATGAATGTGTCATTGCTTTGCATGACTGCAACGGAGATGTCAACAGAGCCATCAATGTACTGCTGGAAGGAAACCCAGATACG CATTCCTGGGAGATGgttgggaagaagaaaggagtcTCAGGACAGAAGGACGGCGGCCAAACGGAATCCAACGAGGAAGGCAAAGAAAATCGAGACCGGGACAGAGACTATAGTCGGCGACGTGGTGGGCCACCAAGACGGGGGAGAGGTGCCAGCCGCGGACGAGAGTGTATGCATGGGGCTTTAACAAAACCAGTTGTGG ttcgAGGTCAGGAAAATGGATTAGATGGCACCAAGAGTGGAGGGCCTTCTGGAAGAGGCacagaaagaggcagaagaggtCGTGGCCGAGGCAGAG gTGGCTCTGGTAGGCGGGGAGGAAGGTTTTCTGCTCAAGGAATGGG aaccTTTAACCCAGCTGATTATGCAGAGCCGGCCAATACTGATGATAACTATGGCAATAATAGCGGCAATACATGGAACAACACTGGCCACTTTGAACCAGATGATGGGACGA gaCTTGATTTCATTGGGGTTGAGGGGTCAAATTATCCCCGAAAATTTGAGACTGCTCCTG GTGCATGGAGGACTGCAACAGAGGAGTGGGGAACTGAAGATTGGAATGAAGAT CTTTCTGAGACCAAGATCTTCACTGCCTCTAATGTGTCATCAGTGCCTCTGCCTGCGGAGAATGTGACAATCACTGCTGGTCAGAG AATTGACCTTGCTGTTCTGTTGGGGAAGACACCATCTTCAATGGAGAATGATTCATCTAATCTGGATCCATCTCAGGCTCCTTCTCTTGCCCAGCCTCTGGTGTTCAGTAACTCGAAGCAGAGTGCCATATCACAGCCTGCTTCAGGGAACACGTTTTCTCATCACAGTATG GTGAGCATGTTAGGGAAAGGATTTGGTGATGTCGGTGAAGCTAAAGGCAGCAGCAccacaggctcccagttcttggAGCAATTCAAGACTGCTCAGGCCCTGGCTCAGTTGGCAGCTCAGCATTCTCAATCTGgaaccaccaccacctcctcttgGGACATGGGCTCCACCACACAATCCCCATCGCTGGTGCAGTATG ATTTGAAGAACCCAAATGATTCAACAGTGCACAGCCCCTTTACAAAGCGCCAGGCTTTCACCCCATCTTCAACCATGATGGAGGTGTTCCTTCAGGAGAAGCCACCTGCAGTGGCTACCTCCACTGCTGCACCTCCACCCCCGTCTTCTCCTCTGCCAAGCAAATCCACCTCGGCTCCACAAATGTCTCCTGGGTCTTCAGACAACCAATCGTCCAGCCCTCAGCCGGCTCAGCAAAAACTgaaacagcagaagaaaaaagcCTCCTTGACTTCTAAG ATTCCTGCTCTGGCTGTGGAGATGCCTGGCTCGGCAGATATCTCAGGGCTAAATCTGCAGTTTGGGGCGTTGCAGTTTGGGTCAGAGCCTGTCCTTTCTGATTATGAGTCCACCCCCACCACGAGCGCCTCTTCAAGCCAGGCTCCAAGTAGCCTCTATACCAGCACGGCCAG TGAATCTTCATCCACAATTTCATCTAACCAGAGTCAGGAGTCCGGTTATCAGAGTGGCCCAATTCAGTCGACAACCTATACCTCCCAAAATAATGCTCAGGGCCCTCTATATGAACAGAGATCCACACAGACTCGGCGGTACCCCAGCTCCATctcttcatcaccccaaaaggactTGACTCAGGCAAAG aatgGCTTCAGTTCTGTGCAGGCCACGCAGTTACAGACCACGCAATCTGTTGAAG GTGCTACAGGCTCTGCAGTGAAATCTGACTCACCTTCCACTTCTAGCATCCCCCCTCTCAGTGAAACGGTATCTGCAGCTTCCTTACTGACGACAACCAATCAGCACTCATCTTCCTTGGGTGGCTTGAGCCACAATGAGGAGATTCCAAATAGTACCACCACACAACACAGCAG CACGTTATCTACTCAGCAGAATACCCTTTCGTCATCAACATCTTCTGGGCGCACTTCGACATCCACTCTTTTG CACACAAGCGTGGAGAGTGAGGCGAATCTTCATTCTTCCTCCAGCACTTTCTCCACCACATCCAGCACAGTCTCTGCACCTCCCCCAGTGGTCAGTGTCTCTTCCAGTCTCAATAGTGGCAGTAGCTTGGGCCTCAGCCTAGGCAGCAACTCTACCGTCACAGCCTCCACTCGAAGCTCAGTTGCTACAACTTCAG gaaaagctcctcccaacctccctcctGGGGTCCCGCCGTTGTTGCCTAATCCATATATTATGGCTCCAGGGCTGTTACATGCCTACCCG CCACAAGTATATGGTTATGATGACTTGCAGATGCTTCAGACAAGATTTCCATTG gaTTACTACAGCATCCCATTTCCCACACCCACCACTCCGCTGACTGGGAGGGATGGTAGCCTGGCCAGCAACCCTTATTCTG GTGACCTCACAAAGTTCGGCCGTGGGGATGCCTCCTCCCCGGCCCCGGCCACAACCTTGGCCCAGCCCCAGCAGAACCAGACACAGACTCACCATACCACGCAGCAGACATTCCTGAACCCGGCGCTGCCTCCTGGCTACAGTTACACCAGCCTGCCATACTACACAGGGGTTCCGGGCCTCCCCAGCACCTTCCAGTATGGGCCTGCTGTGTTCCCT gaagaaaatatcCACCCCCTTACAAGCATTTCTGGACGGCAGAGAGCTAATTTGGCCCAAGGCTGGGGgctgtgttttgtgtgtgtgtgtaaatttgcACTGAAGTCTTGTTTCAGAAACCAGACCACTGAGGAGAGCCTGCTGAGCTGTGGCCATGGCCTGCGTGGCTTGGGGAAATGA
- the UBAP2L gene encoding ubiquitin-associated protein 2-like isoform X14 yields the protein MMTSVGTNRARGNWEPPQNQNQTQHKQRPQATAEQIRLAQMISDHNDADFEEKVKQLIDITGKNQDECVIALHDCNGDVNRAINVLLEGNPDTHSWEMVGKKKGVSGQKDGGQTESNEEGKENRDRDRDYSRRRGGPPRRGRGASRGREFRGQENGLDGTKSGGPSGRGTERGRRGRGRGRGGSGRRGGRFSAQGMGTFNPADYAEPANTDDNYGNNSGNTWNNTGHFEPDDGTSAWRTATEEWGTEDWNEDLSETKIFTASNVSSVPLPAENVTITAGQRIDLAVLLGKTPSSMENDSSNLDPSQAPSLAQPLVFSNSKQSAISQPASGNTFSHHSMVSMLGKGFGDVGEAKGSSTTGSQFLEQFKTAQALAQLAAQHSQSGTTTTSSWDMGSTTQSPSLVQYDLKNPNDSTVHSPFTKRQAFTPSSTMMEVFLQEKPPAVATSTAAPPPPSSPLPSKSTSAPQMSPGSSDNQSSSPQPAQQKLKQQKKKASLTSKIPALAVEMPGSADISGLNLQFGALQFGSEPVLSDYESTPTTSASSSQAPSSLYTSTASESSSTISSNQSQESGYQSGPIQSTTYTSQNNAQGPLYEQRSTQTRRYPSSISSSPQKDLTQAKNGFSSVQATQLQTTQSVEGATGSAVKSDSPSTSSIPPLSETVSAASLLTTTNQHSSSLGGLSHNEEIPNSTTTQHSSTLSTQQNTLSSSTSSGRTSTSTLLHTSVESEANLHSSSSTFSTTSSTVSAPPPVVSVSSSLNSGSSLGLSLGSNSTVTASTRSSVATTSGKAPPNLPPGVPPLLPNPYIMAPGLLHAYPPQVYGYDDLQMLQTRFPLDYYSIPFPTPTTPLTGRDGSLASNPYSGDLTKFGRGDASSPAPATTLAQPQQNQTQTHHTTQQTFLNPALPPGYSYTSLPYYTGVPGLPSTFQYGPAVFPVAPTSSKQHGVNVSVNASATPFQQPSGYGSHGYNTGVSVTSSNTGVPDISGSVYSKTQSFEKQGFHSGTPAASFNLPSALGSGGPINPATAAAYPPAPFMHILTPHQQPHSQILHHHLQQDGQTGSGQRSQTSSIPQKPQTNKSAYNSYSWGAN from the exons ATGATGACGTCGGTGGGCACTAACCGAGCCCGGGGAAACTGGGAACCACCTCAAAACCAAAATCAGACACAGCACAAGCAGCGGCCCCAG GCCACTGCGGAACAAATTCGACTTGCACAGATGATTTCGGACCATAATGATGCTGACTTTGAGGAAAAGGTGAAACAA TTGATTGATATCACAGGCAAGAACCAGGATGAATGTGTCATTGCTTTGCATGACTGCAACGGAGATGTCAACAGAGCCATCAATGTACTGCTGGAAGGAAACCCAGATACG CATTCCTGGGAGATGgttgggaagaagaaaggagtcTCAGGACAGAAGGACGGCGGCCAAACGGAATCCAACGAGGAAGGCAAAGAAAATCGAGACCGGGACAGAGACTATAGTCGGCGACGTGGTGGGCCACCAAGACGGGGGAGAGGTGCCAGCCGCGGACGAGAGT ttcgAGGTCAGGAAAATGGATTAGATGGCACCAAGAGTGGAGGGCCTTCTGGAAGAGGCacagaaagaggcagaagaggtCGTGGCCGAGGCAGAG gTGGCTCTGGTAGGCGGGGAGGAAGGTTTTCTGCTCAAGGAATGGG aaccTTTAACCCAGCTGATTATGCAGAGCCGGCCAATACTGATGATAACTATGGCAATAATAGCGGCAATACATGGAACAACACTGGCCACTTTGAACCAGATGATGGGACGA GTGCATGGAGGACTGCAACAGAGGAGTGGGGAACTGAAGATTGGAATGAAGAT CTTTCTGAGACCAAGATCTTCACTGCCTCTAATGTGTCATCAGTGCCTCTGCCTGCGGAGAATGTGACAATCACTGCTGGTCAGAG AATTGACCTTGCTGTTCTGTTGGGGAAGACACCATCTTCAATGGAGAATGATTCATCTAATCTGGATCCATCTCAGGCTCCTTCTCTTGCCCAGCCTCTGGTGTTCAGTAACTCGAAGCAGAGTGCCATATCACAGCCTGCTTCAGGGAACACGTTTTCTCATCACAGTATG GTGAGCATGTTAGGGAAAGGATTTGGTGATGTCGGTGAAGCTAAAGGCAGCAGCAccacaggctcccagttcttggAGCAATTCAAGACTGCTCAGGCCCTGGCTCAGTTGGCAGCTCAGCATTCTCAATCTGgaaccaccaccacctcctcttgGGACATGGGCTCCACCACACAATCCCCATCGCTGGTGCAGTATG ATTTGAAGAACCCAAATGATTCAACAGTGCACAGCCCCTTTACAAAGCGCCAGGCTTTCACCCCATCTTCAACCATGATGGAGGTGTTCCTTCAGGAGAAGCCACCTGCAGTGGCTACCTCCACTGCTGCACCTCCACCCCCGTCTTCTCCTCTGCCAAGCAAATCCACCTCGGCTCCACAAATGTCTCCTGGGTCTTCAGACAACCAATCGTCCAGCCCTCAGCCGGCTCAGCAAAAACTgaaacagcagaagaaaaaagcCTCCTTGACTTCTAAG ATTCCTGCTCTGGCTGTGGAGATGCCTGGCTCGGCAGATATCTCAGGGCTAAATCTGCAGTTTGGGGCGTTGCAGTTTGGGTCAGAGCCTGTCCTTTCTGATTATGAGTCCACCCCCACCACGAGCGCCTCTTCAAGCCAGGCTCCAAGTAGCCTCTATACCAGCACGGCCAG TGAATCTTCATCCACAATTTCATCTAACCAGAGTCAGGAGTCCGGTTATCAGAGTGGCCCAATTCAGTCGACAACCTATACCTCCCAAAATAATGCTCAGGGCCCTCTATATGAACAGAGATCCACACAGACTCGGCGGTACCCCAGCTCCATctcttcatcaccccaaaaggactTGACTCAGGCAAAG aatgGCTTCAGTTCTGTGCAGGCCACGCAGTTACAGACCACGCAATCTGTTGAAG GTGCTACAGGCTCTGCAGTGAAATCTGACTCACCTTCCACTTCTAGCATCCCCCCTCTCAGTGAAACGGTATCTGCAGCTTCCTTACTGACGACAACCAATCAGCACTCATCTTCCTTGGGTGGCTTGAGCCACAATGAGGAGATTCCAAATAGTACCACCACACAACACAGCAG CACGTTATCTACTCAGCAGAATACCCTTTCGTCATCAACATCTTCTGGGCGCACTTCGACATCCACTCTTTTG CACACAAGCGTGGAGAGTGAGGCGAATCTTCATTCTTCCTCCAGCACTTTCTCCACCACATCCAGCACAGTCTCTGCACCTCCCCCAGTGGTCAGTGTCTCTTCCAGTCTCAATAGTGGCAGTAGCTTGGGCCTCAGCCTAGGCAGCAACTCTACCGTCACAGCCTCCACTCGAAGCTCAGTTGCTACAACTTCAG gaaaagctcctcccaacctccctcctGGGGTCCCGCCGTTGTTGCCTAATCCATATATTATGGCTCCAGGGCTGTTACATGCCTACCCG CCACAAGTATATGGTTATGATGACTTGCAGATGCTTCAGACAAGATTTCCATTG gaTTACTACAGCATCCCATTTCCCACACCCACCACTCCGCTGACTGGGAGGGATGGTAGCCTGGCCAGCAACCCTTATTCTG GTGACCTCACAAAGTTCGGCCGTGGGGATGCCTCCTCCCCGGCCCCGGCCACAACCTTGGCCCAGCCCCAGCAGAACCAGACACAGACTCACCATACCACGCAGCAGACATTCCTGAACCCGGCGCTGCCTCCTGGCTACAGTTACACCAGCCTGCCATACTACACAGGGGTTCCGGGCCTCCCCAGCACCTTCCAGTATGGGCCTGCTGTGTTCCCT GTGGCTCCTACCTCTTCCAAGCAGCATGGTGTGAATGTCAGTGTGAATGCATCAGCCACCCCTTTCCAACAGCCAAGTGGATATGGGTCTCATGGATACAACACTG gtgTATCAGTCACCTCCAGTAACACAGGCGTGCCAGATATCTCGGGTTCTGTGTACTCCAAAACCCAG TCCTTTGAGAAACAAGGTTTTCATTCCGGTACTCCTGCTGCCTCCTTCAACTTGCCTTCAGCCCTAGGAAGTGGGGGGCCCATCAATCCGGCCACAGCTGCTGCCTACCCACCTGCCCCCTTTATGCACATTCTGACCCCCCATCAGCAACCGCACTCCCAGATCCTTCACCATCACCTGCAGCAGGATGGCCAG ACGGGCAGCGGGCAACGTAGCCAGACCAGCTCCATCCCGCAGAAGCCCCAGACCAACAAGTCTGCCTACAACAGCTACAGCTGGGGGGCCAACTGA